In Arthrobacter citreus, a single genomic region encodes these proteins:
- a CDS encoding LysR family transcriptional regulator codes for MDIQKLEFLVEVAKTGSISSAAENLHVSQSGVSQAISIIEEDLGLKIFDRSRIGVTVTKEGENIIKKSKEVLLKYEELREEARKSAVEQICNVSVSTLPAFTNYLMTPLSAFNDKYSNINIEIEENIAIHTLDNIIQNKIDFGVICLYGEFLEENEELICDTFQKGNLKVYVSKDSLFAVTKTITPEELLQQKLILYNSEYINWFSNNFQHKYGNMNILFSSTHSDEIIRTVSSGMAVSLAPNFILKNNPALLEGKIVEVDLQNYGALNVNLGLLRLKKKSLSPIEKQLIKYIKSEMNEYVG; via the coding sequence ATGGATATACAAAAATTAGAATTTCTAGTAGAGGTTGCTAAAACAGGCTCTATTTCATCTGCTGCAGAAAATCTTCATGTGAGTCAATCAGGCGTTAGCCAAGCGATTTCAATTATTGAAGAAGATCTTGGCTTAAAAATTTTCGACCGCTCACGGATCGGTGTAACAGTAACAAAAGAAGGAGAAAATATAATAAAAAAATCGAAGGAAGTCCTTTTAAAATATGAAGAATTAAGAGAGGAAGCTAGGAAAAGTGCTGTTGAGCAAATATGTAATGTAAGTGTATCGACACTCCCAGCCTTTACTAATTATTTGATGACACCTTTATCGGCATTTAATGACAAATATTCAAATATTAATATAGAAATCGAAGAAAATATAGCAATTCACACGTTGGATAATATAATTCAAAACAAAATAGATTTTGGAGTTATTTGTCTTTACGGTGAATTTTTAGAAGAAAATGAAGAGTTAATTTGCGACACCTTCCAAAAAGGTAATTTGAAAGTATATGTAAGTAAGGACTCATTGTTTGCAGTTACTAAAACGATAACGCCCGAAGAACTACTTCAGCAAAAATTGATCCTCTACAACAGTGAATATATTAATTGGTTTAGTAACAATTTCCAGCACAAATACGGAAATATGAATATATTATTTTCTTCCACCCACTCCGATGAAATTATTCGAACAGTTTCTAGTGGAATGGCGGTTAGTCTTGCACCAAATTTTATTTTAAAAAATAATCCTGCTTTATTAGAAGGTAAAATTGTTGAAGTTGACTTACAAAACTATGGAGCTTTAAATGTGAATCTTGGACTTTTACGCTTAAAAAAGAAGTCATTATCTCCAATTGAAAAACAATTAATTAAATATATTAAATCGGAAATGAATGAATATGTAGGTTAA
- a CDS encoding AI-2E family transporter, with amino-acid sequence MEVKKFFQSSTFRRLAMIICIVIVLILIREIINLVLLIFIFTYLMDRVHKFIVNRLNKILPVNRLVVVYSLYIVIVAALVFGIYNYLPIITTQVVQLIVQIKTFYMNPPDEKIINYIVTAIKKVEISGYTEQGLDFLYKYASNISQWGIEVLIALILSFFFLLEKPRIITFTRKFKNSKISAIYGELAYFGERFSRSFGKVIEAQFLIAFVNCFLSVIALKFMGFPQLIGLGFLIFLLGLIPVAGMFISLIPLCTIAYTIGGMTHIMYIILMILVLHALESYFLNPKLISAKTNLPVFYTFLILVFSERFFGVWGLIIGIPVFIFLLDVLDVTNNDEPKEVEAKE; translated from the coding sequence ATGGAGGTCAAAAAATTCTTTCAAAGTAGTACATTTAGACGGCTAGCGATGATAATTTGTATCGTCATTGTGTTAATCTTAATTCGAGAAATAATAAATTTAGTCCTACTAATTTTCATTTTTACTTATTTAATGGACCGTGTGCATAAATTTATAGTGAATCGATTGAATAAGATTTTGCCGGTTAATCGTTTAGTAGTTGTCTACTCATTATATATAGTTATTGTGGCAGCTTTAGTGTTCGGAATCTATAACTACTTACCTATAATTACAACTCAAGTTGTTCAACTTATAGTGCAAATCAAGACGTTTTATATGAATCCGCCAGATGAAAAAATTATAAATTATATCGTTACTGCAATTAAAAAGGTTGAAATTTCAGGTTATACTGAGCAAGGATTAGATTTTTTATACAAATATGCATCTAATATTAGCCAATGGGGAATTGAAGTACTAATTGCTCTGATTCTAAGTTTCTTTTTCCTACTTGAAAAGCCTCGAATTATAACATTTACACGAAAGTTTAAAAATAGTAAAATATCTGCTATTTATGGTGAGCTAGCTTATTTTGGAGAAAGATTTTCTCGTTCTTTCGGGAAAGTGATTGAGGCTCAGTTTTTAATTGCCTTTGTAAATTGTTTCCTATCTGTCATTGCGTTAAAATTTATGGGATTCCCTCAGTTAATCGGTTTAGGCTTTTTGATTTTCTTACTTGGACTAATCCCGGTTGCAGGAATGTTTATTTCGTTAATTCCACTTTGTACGATTGCATATACTATTGGTGGAATGACTCACATCATGTATATCATTCTGATGATCTTAGTTTTACATGCACTTGAAAGCTATTTCTTAAACCCAAAACTGATCTCAGCTAAAACGAATTTACCAGTTTTTTATACATTTCTAATTCTTGTATTCTCTGAACGATTTTTTGGCGTTTGGGGTCTTATTATCGGGATTCCAGTTTTCATCTTCTTATTAGATGTATTAGACGTAACAAATAACGATGAACCAAAAGAAGTAGAAGCAAAAGAATAA
- a CDS encoding (2Fe-2S)-binding protein, which yields MDQSPIKKLSVSLDVNDEIRQVEIRPVDTLLYVLRTKLGLTGAKPGCLNGDCGACSVVMNDTVYKSCIMLAIEASGQKITTIEGLKDSPIQKAFVENFAFQCGYCTPGFIMNCHSLLLKHPHPSYEMMKEWLSSNICRCTCYEEIEGAVLSVIENREKPINTELEKDKQ from the coding sequence ATGGACCAGTCTCCAATAAAAAAATTAAGTGTTTCTTTAGATGTTAATGATGAAATTCGTCAAGTGGAGATTCGTCCAGTAGACACTCTCCTATATGTTTTACGAACAAAGCTTGGTCTTACTGGTGCGAAGCCAGGCTGTTTAAATGGAGATTGCGGAGCTTGTTCAGTTGTTATGAATGATACTGTGTATAAATCATGTATAATGCTTGCCATCGAGGCAAGTGGGCAAAAGATTACAACAATTGAAGGCTTAAAAGATTCACCTATACAAAAAGCCTTTGTTGAAAATTTTGCGTTTCAATGTGGGTATTGTACTCCTGGATTCATCATGAATTGTCATTCACTTTTATTAAAACATCCACATCCATCTTATGAAATGATGAAAGAATGGCTATCTTCCAATATTTGTAGATGCACATGCTATGAAGAAATTGAAGGAGCTGTTTTATCAGTTATCGAGAATAGAGAAAAACCAATCAATACTGAGCTAGAAAAAGACAAACAGTGA
- a CDS encoding xanthine dehydrogenase, which produces MLSSNIEYYKPMNIKEALELFYFLKSKNRRPIYYAGGTEIITLGRLNLVETDALIDIKELNECQIFEFNEEYLVSGAALSLTDIEEKNLFPLLSKASMGIADRTARNKITLGGNLCGQIFYREAVLPFLLCESQVVIAGYNGIEAFPIEQIFNQNLQLQDGQLLIQLLTDKFYINLPFISIKKRQQWDTGYPLLTIASIKSEQQLRFAFSGICPFPFRSKQMEVELNNTNLSVEERIQKAIQFIPGEVLDDVEGSKEYRLFVLRNTLEEIILEMEGR; this is translated from the coding sequence TTGTTATCTTCTAATATAGAATACTATAAACCAATGAACATTAAAGAAGCATTGGAACTTTTTTATTTTTTAAAGTCTAAAAATAGAAGGCCAATTTATTATGCAGGTGGTACGGAAATCATTACACTTGGTCGTTTAAATTTAGTCGAAACAGATGCGCTTATCGATATTAAAGAACTAAATGAGTGTCAAATATTTGAGTTTAACGAGGAATATTTAGTATCAGGTGCTGCGCTTTCACTTACAGATATTGAAGAAAAAAACCTCTTTCCATTACTCTCTAAAGCGTCCATGGGAATAGCTGACCGCACTGCAAGAAATAAAATAACATTAGGTGGAAATTTATGTGGTCAAATCTTTTATCGGGAAGCGGTATTACCATTTTTGCTTTGTGAAAGCCAAGTAGTTATAGCAGGATATAATGGGATAGAGGCTTTTCCAATCGAACAAATCTTCAATCAAAACCTTCAGCTCCAAGACGGACAACTTCTAATCCAACTTTTAACAGATAAGTTTTATATTAATCTACCATTTATAAGCATAAAAAAACGTCAGCAATGGGATACGGGTTATCCATTACTAACGATCGCTTCTATAAAATCAGAACAACAATTACGTTTTGCATTTAGTGGAATATGTCCGTTTCCATTTCGTTCAAAGCAAATGGAAGTCGAGCTAAATAACACTAACTTGAGTGTAGAAGAAAGAATACAAAAGGCAATTCAATTCATTCCTGGTGAAGTACTTGATGATGTGGAAGGTTCAAAAGAGTACAGATTATTTGTATTAAGAAACACTTTAGAAGAAATCATTTTAGAAATGGAGGGAAGGTAA
- a CDS encoding xanthine dehydrogenase family protein molybdopterin-binding subunit — protein MHIIGKGIPRKESFEKVTGYAKYTDDFETSDMLHGQLVTSPYAHAMIKSIDATDALKVQGVRKIVFGENLPLVGEGILDRYPIAFDRVRFFGEVVAIVIADTQYIADQAANLVNVQYELLPVVNSPSEALKQDGPLIHPNLGEYEVTEGVYPEPGTNIATRIKIRKGDFNKGWRESEVMVDENFAFRPSDHSAMETRCSFAQIHHDGTIEITTSSQSPFMVKALIGDYFKIKPGKVIVNTPFVGGGYGGKGAIQLELLAYIASRAVNGRVVKIYNTRENDMLSSPGHIGLEANVKLGCTKDGMLKVAEIQYLWDGGAYADKSIDLTRAGAVDCTGPYNIENIWCDSLCMYTNHPYPAPFRGFSHSEVHFAFERAMDILAKKLNMDPIGLRERNAIKPGDTTPTQVLLNSSTVGNLPQCIEKMKELINWQEGQIIDLGNHKLRVKGISCSWKTSTITPNASSGVVLSYNADGSINLISGVVELGQGTKTILAQMLAEILKMDIDDIHVQMNINTLNTPEHWKTVASRGTFMAGRALLAAAEDLMKQLKDLASFILRAPVDDLEVGYGKVFLRSNPDTNISIEKIAYGYTFPNGNSIGGQIIGRGHYILTGLTRINRETGAGKPGPEWTVCAHGVEIEIDTKQYVYRIIKAVSVIDIGKVLNIKTATGQVKGAMSMGLSFAGRETFTFDKQGKVLNPQLRTYRPIRFGEHPKYEVEFVETPQVDAVFGARGVGEHGLLGMPAALGNSLSTALSANINNLPIIPELLWKVKEGGI, from the coding sequence ATGCATATAATTGGAAAAGGAATCCCCCGAAAAGAGTCCTTCGAAAAAGTTACAGGCTATGCTAAATATACAGACGACTTTGAGACAAGTGATATGCTTCATGGGCAATTAGTAACAAGTCCATACGCACATGCGATGATTAAAAGTATAGATGCTACCGACGCCCTAAAAGTACAAGGTGTAAGAAAAATAGTATTTGGTGAGAATCTACCTTTAGTAGGAGAAGGAATACTGGATCGATATCCAATTGCATTTGATCGTGTTCGATTTTTTGGAGAAGTAGTTGCAATTGTAATAGCGGACACCCAATATATAGCGGATCAAGCTGCAAATTTAGTAAATGTACAATATGAATTACTCCCAGTAGTAAATTCACCCTCAGAAGCACTTAAACAAGATGGACCACTTATACACCCAAATCTAGGAGAATATGAAGTTACTGAAGGAGTTTATCCAGAGCCTGGTACTAATATAGCCACTAGAATTAAAATTCGTAAAGGTGATTTTAACAAAGGCTGGAGAGAGAGTGAAGTAATGGTTGATGAGAATTTTGCATTTAGACCATCAGACCATTCTGCAATGGAGACAAGATGTTCGTTTGCTCAAATCCATCATGATGGAACTATTGAGATTACTACATCTTCACAATCACCATTTATGGTTAAGGCCTTAATTGGAGATTACTTCAAGATTAAACCTGGAAAAGTTATTGTAAATACCCCATTTGTAGGTGGAGGTTATGGTGGAAAAGGAGCAATACAGTTAGAGCTTTTAGCCTATATTGCTTCACGGGCTGTAAATGGTAGAGTAGTAAAAATATATAATACTCGTGAAAATGATATGCTTTCATCACCTGGACATATTGGACTTGAAGCGAATGTAAAACTAGGATGTACAAAAGATGGAATGCTAAAAGTTGCAGAAATTCAATATTTATGGGATGGCGGAGCTTATGCAGATAAATCAATCGATTTAACTAGGGCAGGGGCAGTTGACTGCACTGGACCTTACAATATCGAAAATATTTGGTGCGATTCTTTATGTATGTATACGAATCATCCATATCCGGCACCTTTTAGAGGGTTTAGTCATTCAGAAGTACATTTTGCATTCGAAAGAGCAATGGATATTCTTGCTAAAAAACTAAATATGGATCCTATCGGTCTACGAGAAAGAAACGCTATTAAGCCAGGTGATACAACGCCTACTCAAGTGCTCTTAAATTCTAGCACTGTTGGAAATCTACCTCAATGTATTGAAAAAATGAAAGAATTAATCAATTGGCAGGAAGGTCAAATTATTGACTTAGGCAATCATAAATTAAGAGTAAAAGGAATTAGTTGTTCTTGGAAAACTTCTACTATTACACCAAACGCAAGTTCAGGTGTAGTATTGAGCTATAATGCTGACGGGAGCATTAATTTAATTTCTGGTGTAGTAGAACTAGGTCAAGGTACAAAAACAATTCTTGCTCAAATGTTAGCAGAGATTCTTAAAATGGACATAGACGACATACATGTTCAAATGAATATCAATACGTTAAATACACCCGAACATTGGAAAACAGTTGCAAGTCGAGGGACTTTCATGGCAGGAAGAGCATTATTAGCAGCCGCCGAGGATTTAATGAAACAATTAAAAGATTTAGCTTCTTTTATATTGCGTGCTCCTGTAGATGATTTAGAAGTTGGCTATGGAAAAGTGTTTTTAAGAAGTAATCCAGATACAAATATCTCAATTGAAAAAATTGCCTACGGATACACATTTCCAAATGGAAATTCAATTGGTGGACAAATAATTGGTAGAGGCCACTATATTTTAACTGGCTTAACACGTATAAATAGAGAAACCGGGGCTGGGAAACCAGGTCCTGAATGGACGGTTTGTGCTCATGGTGTAGAAATTGAAATTGATACAAAACAATATGTTTATCGAATTATTAAGGCTGTTTCTGTTATTGATATCGGAAAAGTATTAAACATTAAAACTGCAACAGGGCAAGTTAAAGGTGCAATGAGTATGGGATTATCCTTTGCTGGAAGGGAAACTTTTACATTTGATAAGCAAGGTAAAGTACTTAATCCGCAGTTACGAACTTATCGACCAATTCGATTTGGAGAACACCCCAAATATGAAGTTGAGTTTGTTGAAACACCTCAAGTTGATGCAGTATTTGGTGCAAGAGGAGTAGGGGAGCATGGTTTACTAGGAATGCCGGCTGCTCTTGGAAACAGTCTTTCTACCGCACTTTCGGCAAATATCAATAATTTACCAATTATCCCAGAACTATTATGGAAAGTAAAAGAAGGTGGGATATAG
- a CDS encoding spore germination protein: MEVNEITSMLEEVQCAFQSSSDFKYKKYSIEEVTLHLCYLDTLIDSEVIQTHILERIFLKNNSDRIITTILETEDACTLDECIQSILSGNVIVFNNNNKSKAKSYSALSDNSDRSISESISETVILGPHDSFVESLKINSTLIRKRLRTKELVIKNLTIGKKYPVTLSIFYLNDITPISMIETIEQKIKKLETSGKVEPVRMIETVHIQNIIEEYPSSPFPQVMYTERPDRTVRHLLAGRPAIILDNDPSALLFPYDIYGYFRSADDYNFRWIFGIFFYCLRILAFWIAVSLPSIYIAVTNFHSNILPTSIFYTLKLSIENVPLPPIVEAFSMIIILELLKEAALRLPSPVGATIGTIGAIVIGTAIVQTNLISNSMVVVISITAVSSFALPSKEMSITARIMGIPLLILASIFGFIGISLGIFMMFAHLSKIRAFSYRYVENPDFSEFVLLKNRKGKAT, translated from the coding sequence ATGGAAGTAAACGAAATAACCTCCATGCTTGAAGAAGTACAATGCGCCTTTCAATCTAGTTCAGATTTTAAATATAAAAAGTATTCAATCGAGGAAGTAACTCTACATTTATGTTATTTAGACACTTTGATCGATTCAGAAGTTATTCAAACTCATATACTAGAACGCATTTTTTTAAAAAATAATTCAGATCGAATTATAACCACAATTTTAGAAACTGAAGATGCGTGTACACTTGATGAATGTATTCAGTCCATACTTTCTGGTAACGTCATTGTTTTTAATAATAATAATAAAAGTAAAGCAAAGTCATATTCTGCACTTTCTGATAATAGCGATCGTTCGATATCAGAATCAATTTCTGAAACAGTAATATTAGGTCCCCATGACAGTTTTGTAGAGAGTCTTAAAATCAACTCTACTTTAATACGAAAAAGATTACGTACGAAAGAATTAGTCATCAAAAATTTAACAATTGGTAAAAAATATCCTGTGACGCTTTCTATTTTTTATTTAAACGATATAACTCCAATCTCAATGATTGAAACAATTGAACAGAAAATAAAAAAGCTAGAGACAAGTGGAAAAGTTGAACCTGTACGAATGATCGAAACTGTACATATTCAAAATATAATTGAAGAATATCCCTCTTCTCCATTTCCACAAGTAATGTACACTGAAAGACCTGATCGTACAGTTCGCCATTTATTAGCAGGAAGACCTGCAATTATACTCGATAACGACCCAAGCGCCTTGTTATTTCCTTATGATATTTATGGTTACTTTCGTAGTGCAGACGATTATAATTTTAGATGGATTTTTGGAATATTTTTTTATTGTTTAAGAATACTCGCATTTTGGATTGCAGTATCGTTACCTTCAATTTATATAGCAGTTACAAATTTTCATTCGAATATCTTACCTACTTCTATTTTTTATACTTTAAAACTATCAATTGAAAATGTACCACTTCCACCTATAGTCGAAGCTTTTTCAATGATCATTATTTTAGAGTTATTGAAGGAAGCAGCTCTAAGACTTCCAAGCCCTGTTGGTGCAACTATAGGTACTATTGGGGCAATTGTCATCGGGACGGCTATAGTACAAACAAATTTAATCTCAAATTCTATGGTTGTTGTAATTTCTATTACTGCCGTTTCCTCATTTGCTCTACCATCAAAAGAAATGTCTATTACCGCAAGAATAATGGGCATACCTCTTTTAATCCTTGCATCCATTTTTGGATTTATTGGTATTAGCCTTGGCATTTTTATGATGTTTGCTCATCTATCAAAAATCAGAGCGTTTAGTTATCGATATGTAGAGAATCCAGATTTCTCCGAATTTGTATTACTAAAAAATAGGAAGGGAAAAGCAACATGA
- a CDS encoding GerAB/ArcD/ProY family transporter produces the protein MINNKHLFYLIIFTQFGVAITNLPNKIYKIAGHDGWISTLIGGLIVQIILFLYYSLYKKFPNKSFTDYTKIITNPFIGTCINICYFIYFLYVVIVVSIRFSDIIKIWIFPKSPAWLILILFLFTAYIVAKKDILTIARTYVLCTFIFLIFILFLLASYNNVHFGRILPIGQSPIKKISSGAYSSFIEMLGFEIFLFLPPFFQDTKKKLFTLSLANLFTTLLYTFILFTSYIRLSNKENSYIIDPILYIFKTFQSKMIEGLDTLFLTLWIIVICATVISYIFIISEDVHKRLYLIVKNRNSILFFIILIIFAFYPLVSSLVIKRETIANFGSYLDPIFIIIIPFLLFLINKVRGLINS, from the coding sequence ATGATCAATAATAAACATCTATTTTATTTAATTATATTTACACAATTCGGAGTTGCCATTACAAACTTACCTAATAAAATTTATAAAATAGCTGGCCATGATGGTTGGATTTCGACACTTATTGGTGGTTTAATCGTTCAAATTATATTATTTCTTTATTATAGTTTGTATAAAAAATTTCCAAATAAAAGCTTTACAGACTATACAAAAATAATAACGAATCCATTCATTGGGACTTGTATTAATATTTGCTATTTCATCTATTTTTTGTATGTTGTTATCGTGGTATCTATTAGATTTTCTGATATTATTAAAATTTGGATTTTTCCAAAAAGCCCTGCTTGGCTTATTCTCATTTTATTTTTATTTACAGCCTATATTGTCGCGAAAAAGGATATCTTAACAATCGCTAGAACGTATGTACTTTGCACATTTATTTTTCTGATATTTATTTTATTTCTACTAGCTTCTTATAATAATGTTCATTTTGGAAGAATATTACCTATTGGTCAATCTCCAATCAAAAAGATCAGCTCTGGCGCATATTCATCCTTTATTGAAATGTTAGGCTTTGAAATCTTTTTATTTTTACCGCCATTTTTTCAAGATACAAAAAAGAAATTATTCACTTTATCTTTAGCAAATTTGTTTACAACATTACTGTATACCTTTATTCTTTTCACGTCCTATATCAGATTAAGCAATAAGGAAAATAGTTACATCATCGACCCCATACTTTATATATTTAAAACTTTTCAGTCAAAAATGATCGAAGGTCTAGATACATTGTTTTTAACCTTATGGATCATTGTAATTTGTGCAACAGTAATTAGCTATATTTTTATTATTAGTGAAGATGTACATAAGCGTCTTTATTTAATAGTAAAAAATAGAAATAGTATATTATTTTTCATCATATTAATCATATTTGCTTTTTACCCTTTAGTTTCTTCACTCGTAATCAAAAGAGAAACAATTGCGAATTTTGGCAGTTATTTAGATCCCATCTTTATTATCATCATTCCATTTCTACTATTCTTAATTAATAAAGTTAGGGGCCTAATAAACTCATGA
- a CDS encoding Ger(x)C family spore germination protein: MNKFFKVISLCSILLLTTGCWDTRTITEKTLVNGISFDLDQDQKIDVNALILDIIGKGAGVFDFQSETVDSKGVSVSQASMHLQSFLPGDITTSKTKIILLGEEFSKTKITHILSTFRRRTFSNLNVSVAITNKQPAKNVLKLKTVGTKPLSVILSQTIKNAELTSIAQKIELFNIFTYTSEEGIDFTLPVVDITPTDRVEVTGAGLMHNGSYTGHYISSEQSPLLLMMMGHYGSIGNFITKLPKKYEPPYNILAYNIIRPKNTLTVSTSKDKIEVDLKVKVNVSIDGISSMKLLGEDEMWSILNKDLNKRVQEVIKEIQLANSDVLGIGRYLKEHHPEKWRKLNWEKEYPTIKIKPKVVVTILNTGTIGKENQFEE, from the coding sequence ATGAATAAATTTTTTAAAGTTATTAGTTTATGTTCCATTCTTTTATTAACCACAGGTTGTTGGGATACTAGAACAATTACTGAAAAGACATTAGTTAATGGGATTAGTTTTGATTTAGATCAAGATCAAAAAATTGATGTTAATGCGCTAATACTTGATATTATCGGTAAGGGTGCTGGAGTATTCGATTTCCAGAGTGAAACTGTTGATTCTAAAGGAGTCTCAGTGTCTCAAGCTTCAATGCATTTACAATCATTTTTACCAGGAGATATAACGACATCAAAAACTAAAATTATATTATTAGGTGAAGAGTTCTCAAAAACAAAAATTACTCACATTTTAAGTACTTTTAGACGGAGAACGTTTTCAAATCTGAATGTATCTGTTGCAATAACAAATAAACAGCCCGCAAAAAACGTTTTAAAATTAAAAACGGTCGGAACTAAACCTTTATCGGTTATATTGAGTCAAACTATTAAGAATGCTGAATTAACTTCAATCGCTCAAAAAATAGAGCTTTTTAATATTTTTACTTATACTTCCGAAGAAGGTATAGACTTTACATTACCAGTAGTAGATATAACACCAACCGATCGCGTAGAAGTAACTGGCGCAGGTTTAATGCATAATGGTAGCTATACTGGGCATTACATTTCTTCTGAACAGTCTCCGCTTCTTCTAATGATGATGGGACATTACGGCTCTATTGGTAATTTTATTACAAAGCTTCCAAAAAAATATGAACCACCTTACAATATACTTGCTTATAATATTATTCGACCTAAAAATACATTAACAGTTTCGACATCTAAAGATAAAATAGAAGTCGATTTAAAAGTTAAAGTTAATGTATCTATAGATGGCATTTCTTCAATGAAATTATTAGGCGAGGATGAAATGTGGTCAATTCTTAATAAAGATCTAAATAAAAGGGTTCAAGAAGTTATTAAAGAAATTCAACTTGCTAATAGTGATGTACTAGGGATTGGTCGCTATTTAAAAGAACATCACCCTGAAAAATGGCGAAAACTTAATTGGGAAAAAGAATATCCAACAATTAAAATCAAACCTAAAGTGGTTGTAACCATATTAAATACAGGTACAATTGGTAAAGAAAACCAGTTTGAAGAATAA
- a CDS encoding LysR family transcriptional regulator, with product MNFEQMEHIVYAAKEKSITKAAEKLFISPSGMSQSITQLENELGIKIFNRSKQGVTPTFEGRIVISKAITLLSTIKELNKEIFDIKNKSETHLKILTAPTFTYMIQETMVMFNEEPYEVTFEVVEENPASIIQNFLNQDYDFALIPATNEELKKERFIEYEHLHKGHMCIAVGKKSPFYTYDSVSPGELKTAKIVMYKNSDYKTLEKISKMNSNNVVLKTNRSSLLFELVKESQAILYLHEFSIRNRPMILSGDIKIIPLKEEDTFYVDFWLIHLQSKSLSPLAREFIEKLKKQFKNTI from the coding sequence ATGAATTTCGAACAAATGGAACATATCGTATATGCAGCAAAGGAAAAGTCAATTACGAAGGCTGCTGAAAAATTATTTATCTCACCTTCTGGCATGAGCCAGTCCATTACTCAGTTAGAAAATGAACTTGGAATAAAAATTTTTAACAGATCAAAACAAGGGGTTACTCCAACTTTTGAAGGGAGAATTGTTATTTCTAAGGCAATTACTCTATTGAGCACAATTAAAGAGCTTAATAAAGAAATTTTTGATATTAAAAATAAAAGTGAAACTCATTTGAAAATACTAACCGCTCCTACATTTACATATATGATTCAAGAAACAATGGTAATGTTTAATGAAGAACCTTATGAAGTTACATTTGAAGTTGTTGAAGAAAATCCTGCCAGTATTATTCAAAATTTTCTTAATCAAGATTATGATTTTGCACTTATTCCTGCTACAAACGAAGAGTTAAAAAAAGAAAGATTCATTGAATATGAGCACTTACATAAAGGACATATGTGTATTGCAGTCGGTAAGAAATCACCATTTTATACTTATGATTCTGTGTCTCCAGGTGAATTAAAAACTGCAAAAATAGTAATGTATAAAAACTCTGACTATAAAACGCTAGAAAAAATTTCAAAAATGAATTCAAACAATGTTGTTCTTAAAACAAATAGAAGTAGCTTACTTTTTGAGTTAGTAAAAGAGAGCCAAGCAATTTTGTATTTGCATGAATTTTCGATTCGAAATCGGCCAATGATTTTAAGTGGAGATATTAAAATAATTCCCTTAAAGGAAGAAGATACGTTCTACGTTGACTTTTGGCTCATTCATTTACAATCGAAAAGTTTATCACCATTGGCAAGAGAATTTATTGAGAAATTAAAAAAACAGTTTAAAAATACCATATAA